In the genome of Epinephelus fuscoguttatus linkage group LG4, E.fuscoguttatus.final_Chr_v1, the window ACCTCCACTTTTGTGTTTGACAGAAGCTGGCTGAGATCTGCCACAACGGTTACATGGATGCTCTTCATTTCCTGAAAGAAAGAGGTGAGTTCCTCcaccttcatcctcctcctcatgacTGAGTCTTTGATTTTACTGGTTCACACCATGTAGTGACAACTAATACATGCTATCAGTCATTTGTGTCTTACAGACCTGCTTGGAACACAGTGTCTTCCTCCCAGTGTGACGGCGGAGATGGACATAGTCAAACCTGCTTGTTGTGAGCTGGCGAAGAAAGTTAAGTCCCAGAACACGGGGTTGAACGGACAAAACTCTCATCAGGAAGATCATTGTTGGCTAAGCCCGGAAGTCATAGAGAACCTGCCAGTTAGCTTCAAGAAAGGTAAGGACGGCCGGTGTCAGCAGGTCACAGGTTTGTAGGTCTGAGAGGGGgtttaattcaattaaattaaacagaactttatttacCATGAAGGAagttcttgtgccagagaatgctgcAAATTACAATAACACCaagtacagtaaccacaattttaACGATTCACAACCAGTACCAAGTTTCAAGCATCTTGGACATCACTGAAGATGTGTCCAAGCTGCACCACATGGTGTTTGAGAAACTTGACATTCCCCTTCCTCATTTCTGTACCTCACTGAGCCAGTTTGTCACACTCACAAAATTAACTCACCTCAAAATTACaggataaaaataattttgaaatgttttattgttcaAGTTAAGGACTGTCAGATTTATTTTGGTTACAGACTATAACACTGACATTAAAGTTGCTGCAATGAAGACatcgtgtgtgtgcatatgcttgtgtgtgtgtgttagtgctgTGTGAGGCCTGCAGGGACAGTCATGGTGGCAACACTCGGTGGTCTCAGCTCACCAAGTTCCCTCCAGTGaaggtggttttgtgtctacTGACGCTCCTCATGCTGCCCATTGAGCTGAGCTTCTTACTCATAAAAAGGTAAAGTGGTTTGATGATGCAATGCAGCAAGAGAATCACACTTATTTCATATCCTGCTTCTCTCATTATTACTAGCATCACGTATTTACACTTAATGCTTTGTATGTCTTTTATTGTGGCAGCATAATATTATCACTGTTGACGCTGACTGCAGATCTCTGCAGGCAGACATGGAAAAGCGGAGGCAAGGACCTCAACAGGTGTGTGCACTTGGAAATATATAatttgaaggttttttttaaccttgagTTTATCTATTTTAATCTCAGTTATTGGGTCAAGGTTACACATGGTCTTTGACAATCTTTGTATTCTCCAGTACATTTTCCAGGTCGTCTCACTCAGATCTTAGAAGCCAGACAGGGGAAAACATCAACATTAAACCTCTGACCTCGACAATCACCAGAAATTCTAAGAGAACTCTTCACTGGGACAACAATGGTAACCTggccctcctctccctcacatCCACCTGCACAGGTCCATCCAGCTTCCCCTCCCCCAACACACCTGCATACAGCAAGGTGACTTTAAACCACAGGAGTAAACGGACTCTTCATCAAACATCAACCGGGCAGAAAAAAGCCTGTTTAGAACTGCAAATGTGAAATAGAATACCTAGAAATAGAATAGCTTAATTGATATGTATTTATAATCTCTGTGTAGGAGAAGAAATGCATGTTTAGATTTGTGTTTCGGATCTTCTGCTACGTTATGAACCATCCACATCTCTCAGGTCGTCTGGTTCAGGTCTGCTTTGTGTGTCTAGAGTCAAAACTAATCATGGAGAAGAAAAGTTCAGATTTTATGCACCACGTCTTAAACAATCTCCCCAAAACCTGCCGGTCTGGTTCAACCCTCACTTCTTTTAAATAAAGGCTGAAGATTTTtgtttgctgctgccttttATTAAGTTTATTCATTGTTTACACCGTAATGTAACTTTTACTCTGGTGCTTTATACCTTTTATTCTATTCaagctcttttttattttctattctctGTGCTCTTTAATGACTGTTTGAAATGTCCTTTTATAAGGTGTTTCTTTCGCactgttttgatgtttttaatgt includes:
- the LOC125887442 gene encoding patatin-like phospholipase domain-containing protein 2 isoform X2, producing the protein METSEKMSNWDEEWNISFAGCGFRSIYYLGALSCILERAPRLVHGASKICGASSGCLVAAALTVGIPIEEFCVDVLAVAKEARKHTLGVFHPTFSLLRTVRDSLLERLPADAHLRASGKLCVSLTRLSDGRNVLVSEFDSREELIQVLMCSCFFPVYCGFVPPSYRGVLYMDGALSNNMPLFEHRNTITMAPFSGESDICPREGTFNFFEVHYGNVSIQVNTGNVHRVCTSFLPPTLELAEICHNGYMDALHFLKERDLLGTQCLPPSVTAEMDIVKPACCELAKKVKSQNTGLNGQNSHQEDHCWLSPEVIENLPVSFKKVLCEACRDSHGGNTRWSQLTKFPPVKVVLCLLTLLMLPIELSFLLIKSIILSLLTLTADLCRQTWKSGGKDLNSTFSRSSHSDLRSQTGENINIKPLTSTITRNSKRTLHWDNNGNLALLSLTSTCTGPSSFPSPNTPAYSKVTLNHRSKRTLHQTSTGQKKACLELQM
- the LOC125887442 gene encoding patatin-like phospholipase domain-containing protein 2 isoform X1 yields the protein METSEKMSNWDEEWNISFAGCGFRSIYYLGALSCILERAPRLVHGASKICGASSGCLVAAALTVGIPIEEFCVDVLAVAKEARKHTLGVFHPTFSLLRTVRDSLLERLPADAHLRASGKLCVSLTRLSDGRNVLVSEFDSREELIQVLMCSCFFPVYCGFVPPSYRGVLYMDGALSNNMPLFEHRNTITMAPFSGESDICPREGTFNFFEVHYGNVSIQVNTGNVHRVCTSFLPPTLEKLAEICHNGYMDALHFLKERDLLGTQCLPPSVTAEMDIVKPACCELAKKVKSQNTGLNGQNSHQEDHCWLSPEVIENLPVSFKKVLCEACRDSHGGNTRWSQLTKFPPVKVVLCLLTLLMLPIELSFLLIKSIILSLLTLTADLCRQTWKSGGKDLNSTFSRSSHSDLRSQTGENINIKPLTSTITRNSKRTLHWDNNGNLALLSLTSTCTGPSSFPSPNTPAYSKVTLNHRSKRTLHQTSTGQKKACLELQM